The following coding sequences lie in one uncultured Bacteroides sp. genomic window:
- a CDS encoding trehalase family glycosidase, translating to MNNTHDLTSLSPWGPYSNRYAGISHIPDMKSGMRYDFFVVPGYYQRKALIPNVRYESDYYPWNVSNNYSFITYRYELEWKDKVYADVTYFNIDTCTVLIKADYVNNSDMDQSLSINLLSNINYPANYPKFKINNPESDEWHNALQYKILEHKIKRFDDYLVYDGCLRDEVRNNEFIDGRIIGKNFGKDAGDFVTYNINIKPDKLTGKIVFLYRADKGKNMTFRFTGLDQDKVINFKGTGEFESLAIDYNVATPGDKEIKLVSKEGPGLDLNGFLISNVSSSIRIVPQEKSYTPEITENSKEKYLTMKYKDASPYYGITWDADSSFIRGVANDELDNFFKEKIPDRFTKIWRGNNLGYYVNVYIRPISMKPKTSKTFYALICNGDKSSVESSLKRLENLKSTVKEESTDNLYEAGELRPGASQYILGQKIMQATLLTNIIYPTYTQDSFIRHYSPGKWFDMLYTWDGGFINLGLNEINKQIATEYLNTYTTPKNSQSAFIEHGTPLPVQIYALQDLCNKTQSKELLEYFYPRVKKSYDFISGKYENSTTRKLKSNLLETWDYFYNSGGWDDYPPQKHLDANPTLKDITPVVTTAQAIREAKILRMMAVELNKKEDIKVYDKDINDFSKAIQKYTWDKNAGYFSYMEHDKDGNPTHFFIDPVSGKNYNMGLDGAYPLLSGICSPQQEEILLDKIFSPKHMWTNFGISVVDQSAPYFRNDGYWNGAVWMAHQWFMWKTMLDLNRPDLANKIAKTGLDTWKRETDESYHTYEHFQIDNGRGAGLYQFGGLSSPVIPWFNAYYKTGTITTGFEIMVNEFAFNKDNSSLKATLSFDNATAAHQRSILLCMNPKNRYKVFFNNKAVNVKEQDKGLLVIQLPATNKKGVLEINAM from the coding sequence ATGAATAATACGCATGACCTGACAAGTCTTTCTCCATGGGGACCTTACAGCAATAGATATGCAGGGATATCCCATATTCCTGATATGAAAAGCGGAATGAGATATGACTTTTTTGTTGTGCCAGGTTATTACCAGCGTAAGGCATTAATACCAAATGTTCGATATGAATCAGATTATTACCCATGGAATGTGAGCAATAATTACTCCTTTATAACATATAGATACGAACTGGAATGGAAAGATAAAGTTTATGCTGATGTAACTTATTTCAATATTGATACTTGTACAGTGCTTATTAAAGCAGATTATGTAAACAACTCGGATATGGATCAAAGCCTAAGCATAAACTTGCTTAGTAACATAAACTATCCTGCAAATTATCCAAAATTTAAGATCAATAATCCGGAAAGTGATGAATGGCATAATGCTTTACAATACAAAATACTGGAACATAAGATAAAACGTTTTGATGACTACCTTGTTTATGATGGATGTTTGCGTGATGAGGTAAGAAACAATGAGTTTATTGACGGTCGCATAATAGGAAAGAATTTTGGAAAAGATGCCGGCGATTTCGTCACTTACAATATAAATATTAAGCCAGATAAATTAACAGGAAAAATTGTTTTTCTTTATCGTGCTGATAAAGGAAAAAACATGACTTTCAGGTTTACAGGATTAGATCAGGATAAAGTTATCAACTTTAAGGGAACCGGAGAATTTGAATCGCTTGCAATTGATTATAACGTAGCTACCCCGGGTGACAAAGAGATTAAACTTGTTTCCAAAGAAGGACCGGGACTGGATCTGAACGGTTTTCTGATATCAAATGTCTCATCATCAATTAGAATTGTTCCACAAGAGAAATCATATACTCCGGAGATTACAGAGAACAGTAAAGAAAAATACCTTACCATGAAATATAAGGATGCATCTCCATATTATGGAATAACATGGGATGCTGACTCTTCCTTCATAAGAGGAGTAGCTAACGATGAGCTGGACAACTTTTTCAAAGAAAAGATTCCTGATCGTTTTACCAAAATCTGGAGGGGTAATAATCTCGGATATTATGTAAATGTCTATATCCGGCCAATATCGATGAAACCAAAGACATCAAAGACTTTCTATGCATTAATTTGTAATGGTGATAAGAGTTCTGTTGAAAGTTCATTAAAAAGGCTAGAAAACTTAAAAAGCACTGTAAAAGAGGAAAGTACTGACAATCTATATGAAGCCGGAGAATTACGGCCTGGTGCCAGTCAATATATTCTTGGACAAAAGATAATGCAGGCTACCCTGTTAACGAACATTATTTACCCAACCTACACACAGGATAGTTTCATAAGACACTATTCACCGGGTAAATGGTTTGACATGCTTTATACGTGGGATGGAGGATTTATTAATTTAGGGTTGAATGAGATAAACAAGCAAATTGCCACTGAGTATTTAAATACTTATACTACACCAAAAAATAGTCAATCAGCATTTATAGAACATGGCACTCCTCTTCCTGTACAAATATATGCCTTACAGGATCTTTGCAACAAAACACAGTCAAAAGAATTACTTGAGTATTTTTACCCTAGAGTAAAGAAGTCCTATGATTTTATATCTGGCAAATATGAAAATTCTACAACTCGTAAACTAAAAAGTAATTTACTGGAAACATGGGATTACTTCTATAATTCAGGAGGCTGGGATGATTACCCTCCTCAGAAACATTTAGACGCTAATCCTACTTTAAAAGATATAACCCCTGTCGTTACAACAGCACAAGCAATAAGAGAAGCAAAAATATTGAGAATGATGGCAGTAGAATTAAATAAGAAAGAGGATATTAAAGTATATGATAAAGATATTAATGATTTCTCTAAGGCAATTCAAAAATATACATGGGATAAGAATGCAGGCTATTTTAGTTATATGGAACATGATAAGGATGGCAATCCTACCCATTTCTTTATTGATCCAGTAAGTGGGAAAAATTATAATATGGGGTTGGACGGAGCATATCCTTTATTGTCGGGTATTTGCTCTCCTCAACAAGAAGAAATATTACTGGATAAAATATTCTCACCGAAACATATGTGGACGAATTTTGGAATATCTGTTGTCGATCAGTCAGCTCCGTATTTTAGAAATGACGGTTATTGGAATGGGGCTGTTTGGATGGCACACCAATGGTTTATGTGGAAAACCATGCTAGACTTAAATCGTCCCGATCTGGCAAACAAAATAGCCAAAACAGGATTAGATACCTGGAAAAGAGAAACAGATGAAAGTTATCATACCTACGAACATTTTCAGATAGATAATGGCCGGGGAGCAGGGTTATATCAGTTTGGAGGTTTATCATCTCCCGTTATACCATGGTTTAACGCATACTATAAAACAGGAACCATTACCACCGGCTTTGAAATAATGGTCAATGAATTTGCTTTCAACAAGGATAATTCCAGTCTTAAAGCAACTCTTAGTTTTGACAATGCTACTGCCGCTCACCAACGAAGTATATTGTTATGTATGAATCCAAAAAACAGATACAAAGTCTTTTTCAACAATAAGGCAGTAAATGTAAAAGAGCAAGACAAAGGATTACTGGTAATACAATTGCCTGCAACAAACAAGAAAGGAGTACTGGAAATTAACGCCATGTAA